One genomic segment of Oceanidesulfovibrio indonesiensis includes these proteins:
- the rplQ gene encoding 50S ribosomal protein L17 produces the protein MFRNMARSLLTHGRIKTTEAKAKELRSVADKLITLALRNDLHARRQAYRVLENHQLVKKLFDEIGPRFVGVKGGYTRVVKLAVPRAGDCAPMA, from the coding sequence ATGTTCCGCAACATGGCGCGTTCCCTGCTGACCCACGGCCGCATCAAGACGACCGAGGCAAAGGCCAAGGAGCTCCGCTCCGTTGCCGACAAGCTGATAACGCTGGCGCTCCGCAACGACCTGCATGCCCGGCGCCAAGCATACCGCGTTCTTGAAAACCACCAGCTCGTCAAGAAACTTTTCGACGAGATCGGCCCCCGCTTCGTGGGCGTGAAGGGCGGCTACACCCGCGTGGTGAAATTAGCCGTTCCACGTGCCGGCGATTGCGCGCCCATGGCG